A single Oncorhynchus tshawytscha isolate Ot180627B linkage group LG01, Otsh_v2.0, whole genome shotgun sequence DNA region contains:
- the LOC112252756 gene encoding DENN domain-containing protein 10 yields MAAPETQLMLSIGLIEKDVNADTLWVWCYPSVSAELREVLLSKCCLTQDSQGLNTFVFGQFCRTWYYISTVEVQEPTALKKVTHFSLVVTAKDFNPEKYAAFSRVLCRMYIKHGSPVKMVEGYIAVLTKGICQSDENGSFLIKDYDVRKAYLAGSVKDVVSQFGMETIILYTALMLKKRIVVHHPRIEALLEFTRALPALTWHRKDWSILHPYVHLTDSELENLRTCTGYVAGFVDPQVSNRPDLFDVYVNLPDTEITVSQSAKEAMAMGKLHKDIGLVIVQSAEDADRTDGQVIKDISIKTREILANLASLAEDCEDSKITLETLKQRHFPPATENFLFHLAAAEQLLKI; encoded by the exons ATGGCGGCACCAGAAACTCAGCTCATGCTAAGCATTGGATTAATTG AGAAAGACGTGAATGCAGACACCTTGTGGGTGTGGTGCTATCCCTCAGTCAGTGCTGAGCTCCGGGAGGTCCTGCTCAGTAAGTGCTGTCTCACACAAGACAGCCAGGGCCTGAACACCTTTGTGTTCGGCCAGTTCTGCCGTACCTGGTACTACATATCCACTGTAGAGGTACAGGAACCCACCGCCCTAAAGAAG gtCACACATTTTTCATTAGTTGTCACAGCAAAGGACTTCAACCCTGAGAAGTATGCAGCATTCAGTCGAGTACTATGCAG AATGTACATCAAACATGGGAGCCCAGTGAAAATGGTGGAGGGTTACATTGCAGTCCTCACCAAAGGCATCTGCCAGAGTGATGAGAATGGCTCCTTTCTCATCAAGGACTACGATGTCAGGAAGGCGTACTTAGCAGGCTCAGTGAAAG ATGTGGTGTCCCAATTTGGGATGGAGACCATCATCCTGTACACAGCCCTTATGCTAAAGAAGAGGATTGTGGTCCATCACCCTCGGATTGAAGCACTGTTGGAGTTCACAAG AGCTCTTCCAGCTCTGACATGGCACAGGAAAGACTGGTCCATTCTGCACCCTTATGTCCACCTGACTGACAGTGAGCTGGAGAATCTCAGGACATGCACTG GATATGTGGCAGGATTTGTTGACCCACAAGTGAGCAACAGACCGGACTTGTTtgatgtgtatgtaaacctcccaGATACTGAGATTACCGTATCCCAGAGTGCCAAAG AGGCCATGGCTATGGGAAAGTTGCACAAAGACATTGGCCTCGTCATTGTCCAGTCTGCAGAGGATGCTGATAGAACAGATGGGCAGGTTATCAAG GACATTTCCATAAAGACGAGGGAGATCCTTGCTAACCTGGCGTCCTTAGCTGAGGACTGTGAGGACTCTAAAATCACCCTGGAGACCTTAAAGCAGCGTCACTTCCCACCTGCTACCGAAAACTTCTTGTTCCACTTGGCAGCTGCTGAGCAGCTTCTCAAGATATGA